A genomic stretch from Styela clava chromosome 5, kaStyClav1.hap1.2, whole genome shotgun sequence includes:
- the LOC120344841 gene encoding uncharacterized protein LOC120344841, whose product MEISISAIILTLLFAFCIVKLFLFTKGRMQIWAALKTFPVPEERPLPVVGHAQLFRGDVIQLYQNILAVVKSNILDKGREVTLVWLGGYPVVLVAGPNAAEVILHSSKHIQKSFFYKFLHPWLGTGLLTSSGDKWKARRRLLTPTFHFSILQDFLEVMNEQSMTFVKLLEKYAENDQEFDIFKPITLCALDIICETAMGKSVDAQVNDHSDYVTAIYRSSELIQDRQRSPWLWPDFLFYLSKKGREFDKHINVLHSTSQGIILDRMKTFKAGEQAKSDKKRRLAFLDMLLNVSQDGTVLSFSDIQEEVDTFMFEGHDTTAAAMSWALQLIGSHPEVQKKLQDEVDRVMGDDENKQLTMEDIRKLEYLELVIKESLRMFPSVPMFGRTTSHDCVLDGHHVPAGTECILFTQVINRNSKNWSHPTTFDPERFTTENSDGRHPYMYLPFSAGPRNCIGQRFALMEEKVMIAQFLHKFSIKSSKRTEDLVMMADLILRPADGVKVKISRRVKNYTITQIMELTIVTIFFLVLILVATIKFIRNKRRKSGQFKGIPGPSGWSIPFLGEALRFRGSRDEIFKKFTELTLKKIVPTKAELVHFYIGPIPLLFILSPVVAGEVLRSNILIKKSYFYSFLHSWLGTGLITGGGQKWKIRRRLIDPAFHTGVLQNFLGVMNEQSRIFISLQCERASSQEEFDIFESITLLSLDIICETAMGKRLNAQQNQHTDYIKAIHGVNEAIQERQKSPWLWPNFIFKLSWSGRQYYKNLKILHNFTRSVLKDRAADFDADNLKYCKRLAFLDMLLKEEQRGNITKEGVEEEVDTFMFAGHDTTATAISWAIHLIGHHADIQQILFNEQNDIFCGNNKRDVTAEDIKKMSYLDLVIKECLRMFPSVPVIGRTIETECMIGGHKIPVGTECIILTHIINNNENFWKDPTRFNPERFDTDNSVGRNPYAYIPFSAGPRNCIGQRFALMEEKVILSHIIRNYIIESTEKTEGLNIVGDIIMRSKDGIKVRLKERHI is encoded by the exons ATGGAGATCTCGATTTCCGCAATCATCTTGACATTACTATTTGCATTTTGTATTGTCAAGTTGTTTCTTTTTACAAAAGGGCGTATGCAAATATGGGCAGCACTTAAAACCTTTCCTGTTCCTGAAGAACGCCCGTTGCCAGTTGTTGGGCATGCTCAACTTTTTCGAGGAGATGTCATCCaattgtatcaaaatattttagctGTTGTAAAGTCAAATATATTGGACAAGGGAAGGGAGGTTACCCTTGTCTGGCTTGGTGGATATCCAGTAGTATTGGTCGCTGGTCCAAATGCTGCAGAAGTTATTTTGCATAGTTCAAAACACATTCAGAAGTCATTTTTCTATAAGTTCCTGCATCCTTGGCTTGGAACTGGATTGCTTACTTCATCTGGAGATAAATGGAAAGCCAGAAGACGTCTTTTGACACCAACTTTCCATTTCAG CATTTTACAAGATTTCCTTGAAGTGATGAATGAGCAATCAATGACATTTGTCAAATTGCTCGAAAAATATGCCGAAAATGATCAGGAATTTGATATATTCAAGCCCATTACTTTGTGTGCATTGGACATCATCTGTGAAACAGCAATGGGAAAATCAGTGGATGCACAAGTTAATGACCATTCTGATTACGTTACTGCTATTTATAG GAGCTCTGAACTTATTCAAGACCGCCAGCGTTCACCATGGCTATGGCcagattttttgttttacttATCAAAGAAAGGAAGAGAGTTCGATAAACATATTAATGTTTTGCATTCCACATCTCAAGGAATTATATTGGATCGTATGAAAACCTTTAAAGCTGGGGAACAAGCAAAATCAGACAAAAAACGAAGGCTTGCATTCTTGGATATGCTATTGAATGTATCTCAAGATGGAACAGTACTTTCCTTTAGTGATATTCAGGAGGAAGTTGATACTTTTATGTTTGAAG GCCATGATACTACAGCTGCTGCAATGAGTTGGGCTTTACAATTAATTGGCTCACATCCTGAAGTTCAGAAAAAACTTCAAGATGAAGTTGACCGTGTGATGGGTGATGATGAAAACAAACAACTGACAATGGAAGATATAAGAAAGCTTGAATATTTGGAACTGGTTATAAAGGAGTCATTGAGAATGTTTCCTTCTGTTCCCATGTTTGGAAGAACAACTAGCCATGATTGTGT TTTGGATGGACATCATGTTCCAGCTGGAACTGAATGTATACTTTTCACCCAGGTGATCAATAGGAATTCCAAAAATTGGTCTCATCCGACTAC GTTCGATCCAGAAAGATTCACCACTGAGAACAGTGATGGCAGACATCCTTATATGTATTTACCATTTTCGGCTGGACCAAGAAACTGCATTGGACAAAGGTTTGCTCTTATGGAAGAAAAGGTCATGATTGCTCAATTCCTGCACaaattttccataaaatcaTCCAAACGTACTGAAGATCTTGTGATGATGGCTGATCTCATTCTTCGGCCTGCTGATGGAGTAAAAGTGAAAATATCAAGAAGAGTTAAGAATTA tACAATAACACAAATCATGGAATTAACAATAGTTACTATATTCTTTCTGGTGCTGATATTGGTTGCAACTATAAAATTTATCAgaaacaaaagaagaaaatcaGGTCAATTTAAAGGTATTCCTGGGCCGAGTGGATGGTCAATCCCCTTTCTTGGTGAAGCTTTGAGATTTCGCGGAAGTCGAGACGAGATATTCAAGAAATTCACTGAGTTGACTCTGAAAAAAATTGTTCCTACCAAAGCTGAGCTTGTTCATTTCTACATTGGACCAATTCCTCTTCTCTTTATCTTAAGTCCTGTTGTTGCAGGTGAAGTGCTGAGAAGCAATATTTTAATCAAGAAATCTTATTTCTATTCATTTCTACACTCATGGCTTGGAACTGGACTTATCACTGGTGGAGGCCAGAAATGGAAAATAAGGAGACGTTTGATTGACCCAGCTTTTCACACAGG TGTTTTGCAGAACTTCTTAGGTGTGATGAATGAACAATccagaatttttatttctctTCAATGTGAACGAGCATCATCTCAAGaagaatttgatattttcgaatCCATTACTTTGTTATCACTTGACATAATCTGTGAAACAGCAATGGGGAAACGTTTGAATGCCCAACAAAATCAACACACAGATTATATCAAAGCAATTCATGG GGTGAATGAAGCAATACAGGAGCGACAGAAATCACCTTGGCTCTGGCCAAACTTCATTTTCAAGCTGAGTTGGAGTGGAAGACAATATtacaaaaacctaaaaattcTACATAATTTTACACGATCAGTTTTAAAGGATCGGGCTGCTGATTTTGATGCAGATAACTTGAAGTATTGCAAAAGATTGGCATTTCTTGACATGTTGTTGAAAGAAGAACAAAGGGGGAATATTACGAAAGAAGGGGTGGAAGAGGAGGTGGATACCTTCATGTTTGCAG GTCACGACACTACGGCTACAGCTATTTCATGGGCAATACATTTGATTGGTCATCATGCTGACATAcaacaaatattatttaatgaacaaaatgatatattttgcGGGAATAATAAACGTGATGTTACTGCAGAGGACATAAAAAAGATGTCGTATCTCGATCTTGTTATAAAAGAATGTTTGAGGATGTTCCCCTCTGTTCCTGTTATCGGCAGAACTATAGAAACTGAGTGCAT GATTGGTGGCCACAAAATACCAGTAGGTACAGAATGTATCATCCTCACtcatattataaataataatgagAACTTCTGGAAAGATCCAACAAG ATTCAACCCAGAACGATTTGATACTGATAATTCAGTTGGACGGAATCCTTACGCATATATTCCATTTTCTGCTGGTCCAAGAAACTGCATTGGTCAACGATTTGCTTTGATGGAAGAAAAAGTTATTCTGTCTCATATCATTAGGAATTATATCATAGAATCAACAGAAAAAACTGAAGGTCTGAATATTGTAGGTGATATCATAATGAGATCCAAAGATGGTATCAAGGTTCGATTGAAAGAACGCCATATTTAA